The following proteins come from a genomic window of Kitasatospora sp. NBC_01246:
- a CDS encoding DUF1772 domain-containing protein — MQNALAVVAVVVVGLLVGVEFAVAVFVNPIVDGLPHNGGLAARSEGARLLGRVMPFWYIGSVVLGVAWSAVTWGDAGAGLVATAAGLLVLSVVMSVALLVPINSRAAHWTPESAPADWREQLGRWDRLHYLRVAVIVTAFLLLVIALV; from the coding sequence ATGCAGAACGCACTGGCCGTCGTCGCGGTCGTGGTCGTCGGCCTGCTGGTGGGTGTGGAGTTCGCGGTGGCGGTCTTCGTCAACCCGATCGTCGACGGGCTGCCGCACAACGGCGGACTCGCCGCCCGCAGCGAGGGGGCCCGGCTGCTCGGGCGGGTGATGCCGTTCTGGTACATCGGATCGGTGGTGCTCGGCGTGGCGTGGTCCGCCGTGACCTGGGGGGACGCCGGGGCGGGGCTGGTCGCCACGGCCGCCGGGCTGCTCGTCCTCAGCGTGGTGATGTCGGTCGCCCTGCTCGTGCCGATCAACTCCCGGGCGGCGCACTGGACACCGGAGAGCGCCCCGGCGGACTGGCGCGAGCAGCTCGGCCGCTGGGACCGCCTCCACTACCTGCGGGTGGCCGTCATCGTGACCGCGTTCCTCCTCCTGGTCATCGCCCTCGTCTGA
- a CDS encoding response regulator transcription factor encodes MRVLVVEDERRLALALQHGLTAEGFTVDITHDGLSGLAKAMDQAYDVIVLDIMLPGLNGYRVCARLRAAGSDAGILMLTAKDGEWDEAEALDTGADDYLSKPFSFVVLVARLKALARRIGSRAPRRTVLGDLVVDSAARTCTRAGTAIALTPREFAVLDHLARRAGEAVSKREILDAVWDSALDSDPNTVEVHVSALRRKIDTPFGRASVQTVRGTGYRLAADGG; translated from the coding sequence ATGCGAGTACTGGTGGTGGAGGACGAGCGCCGACTGGCCCTGGCGCTGCAGCACGGGCTGACCGCCGAGGGGTTCACCGTCGACATCACCCACGACGGCCTCTCGGGCCTGGCCAAGGCCATGGACCAGGCCTACGACGTGATCGTGCTCGACATCATGCTGCCCGGTCTCAACGGGTACCGGGTGTGCGCGCGGCTGCGGGCCGCCGGCAGCGACGCCGGCATCCTGATGCTGACCGCCAAGGACGGCGAGTGGGACGAGGCCGAAGCCCTGGACACCGGAGCCGACGACTACCTGTCCAAGCCGTTCTCCTTCGTCGTCCTCGTCGCCCGCCTCAAGGCCCTCGCCCGCCGGATCGGCAGCCGCGCACCCCGGCGCACCGTCCTGGGCGACCTCGTGGTCGACTCCGCCGCCCGTACCTGCACCCGGGCCGGCACCGCCATCGCGCTCACACCCCGCGAGTTCGCCGTCCTGGACCACCTCGCCCGCCGGGCCGGCGAGGCCGTCTCCAAGCGCGAGATCCTCGACGCCGTCTGGGACAGCGCCCTCGACAGCGACCCCAACACCGTCGAGGTGCACGTCAGCGCGCTGCGCCGCAAGATCGACACCCCCTTCGGCAGGGCCTCGGTGCAGACGGTCCGCGGCACCGGCTACCGCCTGGCGGCCGACGGTGGCTGA
- a CDS encoding HAMP domain-containing sensor histidine kinase yields MADPTAGPAPRRPAAYRRARTALGRLLGHPRTVALLDRLAPRSVRTRTTAAACLSVAVVLAVASAAVILLLRVNLERTVETGAREQAQAVARLATDGHLGNPLPLDHGTDFIQVVDANGTVVAASQNLAGHPPLTPAGHREGHDTFNLGALGDEHHQRVTTVTAATPTGPATVHVGASLRTADAAEDLTTGALAALSTVLLLTVGALTWRATGRALRPVEAIRAEVAAIGDRDLDRRVPDPRSDDEIARLADTMNAMLERLEAAGTRQRRFIADASHELRSPLAVLRTQLEVALTHPDAEVRADLVAGALQDTERLQSLATDLLLLARLDAGGHHHPDEPVRLTELVRTTARAYGPEPHPVVLDAPDEITVPGNALWLGRLLTNLLDNARRHARHRVTVHLFEDSATGCAVLDVSNDGPRIDPADRERIFERFTRLDDARSRDDGGSGLGLSIARDIATVHGGTLTVLDTPDTTTFRTRLPGASPEPGARRPA; encoded by the coding sequence GTGGCTGACCCGACCGCCGGCCCCGCACCCCGCCGGCCCGCCGCCTACCGCCGGGCACGCACCGCCCTCGGCAGGCTCCTCGGCCACCCCCGCACGGTGGCCCTCCTGGACCGCCTGGCCCCGCGCTCGGTCCGCACCCGGACCACCGCCGCCGCCTGCCTCAGCGTCGCCGTCGTCCTCGCCGTCGCCTCGGCCGCCGTCATCCTCCTGCTGCGCGTCAACCTGGAACGCACCGTGGAGACCGGCGCCCGCGAACAGGCCCAGGCCGTCGCCCGGCTCGCCACCGACGGGCACCTCGGCAACCCCTTGCCGCTCGACCACGGCACCGACTTCATCCAGGTCGTCGACGCGAACGGCACGGTGGTCGCCGCCAGCCAGAACCTGGCCGGCCACCCGCCACTCACCCCCGCCGGCCACCGGGAGGGCCACGACACCTTCAACCTCGGCGCCCTGGGCGACGAGCACCACCAGCGCGTCACCACGGTCACCGCCGCCACCCCCACCGGGCCCGCCACCGTCCATGTCGGGGCCTCCCTGCGCACCGCGGACGCCGCCGAGGACCTCACCACGGGCGCCCTCGCCGCCCTGAGCACCGTCCTGCTGCTCACGGTCGGCGCCCTCACCTGGCGGGCGACCGGCCGCGCCCTGCGGCCGGTCGAGGCGATCCGCGCCGAGGTGGCCGCCATCGGCGACCGGGACCTCGACCGGCGCGTTCCCGACCCGCGCAGCGACGACGAGATCGCCCGCCTCGCCGACACCATGAACGCCATGCTCGAACGCCTGGAGGCGGCCGGCACCCGACAGCGCCGCTTCATCGCCGACGCCTCCCACGAGCTCCGCAGCCCCCTCGCCGTGCTGCGGACCCAGCTGGAGGTGGCGCTCACCCACCCCGACGCCGAGGTGCGCGCCGACCTGGTGGCCGGCGCGCTCCAGGACACCGAACGGCTCCAGTCGCTCGCCACCGACCTCCTGCTCCTGGCCCGTCTCGACGCCGGCGGCCACCACCACCCCGACGAGCCGGTCCGCCTCACCGAACTCGTCCGCACCACCGCGCGGGCCTACGGACCCGAGCCCCACCCGGTCGTCCTCGACGCCCCGGACGAGATCACCGTCCCGGGCAACGCCCTGTGGCTCGGGCGCCTGCTGACCAACCTCCTCGACAACGCCCGGCGCCACGCCCGACACCGCGTCACCGTGCACCTGTTCGAGGACAGCGCCACCGGGTGCGCCGTTCTGGACGTGAGCAACGACGGCCCCCGGATCGACCCCGCCGACCGGGAGCGGATCTTCGAGCGGTTCACCCGCCTCGACGACGCCCGCAGCCGCGACGACGGCGGCTCCGGCCTCGGCCTGTCCATCGCACGTGACATCGCCACCGTCCACGGCGGCACCCTCACCGTCCTCGACACACCGGACACCACCACGTTCCGCACCCGGCTGCCCGGCGCGAGCCCGGAGCCCGGGGCACGACGGCCTGCGTAG
- a CDS encoding M23 family metallopeptidase translates to MTDPDPAAGGRIGGRPLLRRLAAVLGAVVLAAAGTPGHAAGRPALAPGTQFTPLTAAVMTEPAPFDASDGKVHLSYELLTTNALSTSLAVRLDRVDVQDAATKRVVGSLRGSALGAAANPVGDPLPGAVVDRPRDPAADGGRGAAPPPEPPAETVIPGSQQWVLWIDLALAPGEPVPEVVEHHLVGAVLSASGSSPFEETVQPTRTARTALPDLLPPVRPGSWYASESCCDNTHHRRGLAPINGAFYVPQRFAIDWYRVGGDGQTWEGDPGQLTSYLTYRQPVLAAAGGRVVEVQDGVPDNPPPYPPAVPPIEDTVGNHITLEVAPGRYLLYAHLQPGSLRVRAGDCVEPGQVLGLIGNSGNSTTPHLHFQVMTTAEFFPTDSPPFTFREFRVLGHVAPRLWDDNLGLQPTGVLPIDPSPYDGPHRSAYPLDRQVLDF, encoded by the coding sequence ATGACCGACCCGGACCCAGCAGCCGGCGGCCGCATCGGCGGCCGTCCCCTCCTGCGCCGCCTCGCCGCCGTCCTGGGAGCCGTCGTGCTGGCCGCGGCGGGCACGCCCGGCCACGCGGCCGGACGGCCCGCCCTCGCACCGGGCACGCAGTTCACCCCCTTGACCGCGGCGGTGATGACCGAGCCCGCGCCGTTCGACGCCTCGGACGGGAAGGTCCACCTCTCCTACGAACTGCTCACCACCAACGCGCTGTCCACCAGCCTCGCGGTGCGGCTGGACCGCGTGGACGTCCAGGACGCCGCCACCAAGCGCGTCGTCGGCTCGCTGAGGGGGTCGGCGCTGGGTGCGGCGGCCAATCCCGTCGGTGACCCGCTGCCGGGCGCGGTCGTCGACCGCCCGCGCGACCCGGCGGCCGACGGCGGCCGCGGTGCCGCGCCGCCGCCCGAGCCACCGGCGGAGACGGTGATCCCGGGCTCGCAGCAGTGGGTGCTCTGGATCGACCTGGCGCTCGCCCCGGGCGAGCCGGTCCCCGAGGTGGTGGAGCACCACCTGGTGGGGGCCGTCCTGTCCGCGTCGGGCTCCTCGCCCTTCGAGGAGACGGTGCAGCCCACCCGGACCGCCCGTACGGCGCTGCCGGACCTGCTGCCGCCGGTCCGCCCGGGCAGCTGGTACGCCAGCGAGTCGTGCTGTGACAACACCCACCACCGGCGCGGACTCGCCCCGATCAACGGCGCGTTCTACGTTCCGCAGCGCTTCGCGATCGACTGGTACCGGGTCGGCGGCGACGGGCAGACCTGGGAGGGCGATCCGGGGCAGCTCACCAGCTATCTGACCTATCGTCAGCCGGTCCTCGCCGCTGCCGGCGGCCGGGTGGTGGAGGTCCAGGACGGCGTCCCGGACAACCCGCCGCCGTACCCGCCCGCGGTACCGCCGATCGAGGACACCGTGGGCAACCACATCACCCTGGAGGTCGCCCCCGGCCGGTACCTGCTCTACGCACACCTCCAGCCGGGATCGCTCCGGGTCCGGGCGGGCGACTGCGTCGAACCCGGGCAGGTCCTCGGGCTGATCGGCAACAGCGGCAACTCCACCACCCCGCACCTGCACTTCCAGGTGATGACCACGGCGGAGTTCTTCCCGACCGACAGCCCGCCGTTCACCTTCCGGGAGTTCCGGGTGCTCGGCCATGTCGCGCCCCGGCTCTGGGACGACAACCTGGGGCTGCAGCCGACCGGCGTGCTGCCGATCGACCCTTCGCCCTACGACGGCCCGCACCGCTCCGCGTACCCGCTCGACCGCCAGGTGCTCGACTTCTGA
- a CDS encoding DedA family protein: MLSSSALLAVNPLDASSLLGAFGALGIAVVLFAETGLLIGFFLPGDSLLFTAGLLCTTGSHSGPHLDLAQVLGASAVGALAGAQVGYVIGRRGGSALLARSRNRRLHEGALRAEELLTRYGHGKAVVLARFVPVVRTVLNPLAGALGVDLRTFTIWQTVGGLVWTFGLVLAGYALGSSVPDVDHYLLPIVGVVIAVSLLPLVLEVLRSRRCREAR, translated from the coding sequence ATGCTCTCCTCATCCGCCCTGCTGGCCGTCAATCCGCTGGACGCGAGTTCCCTTCTCGGCGCGTTCGGCGCCCTGGGCATCGCCGTGGTCCTCTTCGCGGAGACCGGTCTGCTGATCGGCTTCTTCCTGCCGGGTGACTCCCTGCTGTTCACCGCGGGCCTGCTGTGCACCACCGGCTCGCACAGCGGACCGCACCTCGACCTGGCCCAGGTCCTGGGCGCGTCCGCCGTCGGGGCCCTCGCGGGTGCCCAGGTCGGCTACGTCATCGGGCGGCGCGGTGGCAGCGCGCTGCTCGCCCGCTCCCGCAACAGACGGCTGCACGAGGGAGCTCTGCGGGCCGAGGAACTCCTCACCCGCTACGGCCACGGCAAGGCCGTGGTCCTCGCCCGGTTCGTCCCCGTGGTCCGCACCGTGCTCAACCCGTTGGCCGGAGCCCTGGGGGTCGACCTCCGCACCTTCACGATCTGGCAGACCGTGGGTGGCCTCGTCTGGACCTTCGGTCTCGTCCTGGCGGGCTACGCGCTCGGCTCGTCGGTGCCCGATGTCGACCACTACCTCCTGCCGATCGTCGGCGTCGTCATCGCGGTCTCCCTGCTGCCCCTCGTGCTCGAAGTCCTCCGCTCGCGCCGCTGCCGGGAAGCCCGATGA
- a CDS encoding aldehyde dehydrogenase family protein produces the protein MPTPVPRRSPGPRGEHFAVLDPATGEAFDEAPDQRPEELDTVVGRAHQAWRGWRADPAARTRALLAAADAVEAAGAELAPLLTREQGKPLAESSAEVARTAARLRYFAGLAPVPRPIDDGRPVRSEVRWRSLGPVAAIVPWNFPLQLAAAKFAPALAAGNTVVLKPSPFTPLATRLLGSVLAGALPEGVLTIVTGLEPLGARLVSHPGIRHVSFTGSIPTGRAVAAGAAPSLARITLELGGNDAAILLEDVDVERIADRLFWAAFRNCGQVCMAVKRVYAPARLRDQVVEALAQRARAAVVGPGLDPGTQLGPLNNAPQLARVESYTARALADGARAAAGGHRLDRPGHFFAPTVLADVPPDSPVVTQEQFGPVLPVLAYRSVDEAVAAANDTGFGLGGSVWGTDLDRAEAVADRLECGTAWINHHAELSLAQPFAGIKESGVGVAGGPWGLYGNLRPFVVHRPEEG, from the coding sequence CTGCCGACACCCGTGCCCCGGCGCTCGCCGGGCCCACGCGGCGAGCACTTCGCCGTCCTCGACCCGGCGACGGGCGAGGCCTTCGACGAGGCTCCCGACCAGCGGCCCGAGGAACTCGACACCGTCGTCGGCCGGGCCCACCAGGCCTGGCGCGGCTGGCGGGCCGACCCGGCCGCCCGCACCCGCGCGCTGCTCGCGGCGGCCGACGCGGTGGAGGCGGCCGGCGCCGAGCTGGCCCCGCTGCTCACCCGTGAACAGGGCAAACCCCTCGCCGAGTCGTCCGCCGAGGTCGCCCGCACGGCGGCCCGACTGCGCTACTTCGCCGGGCTCGCCCCCGTGCCCCGGCCGATCGACGACGGCCGGCCGGTCCGCAGCGAGGTCCGCTGGCGGTCGCTCGGGCCGGTGGCGGCGATCGTGCCGTGGAACTTCCCCCTCCAGCTCGCGGCGGCGAAGTTCGCGCCCGCGCTCGCGGCGGGCAACACGGTGGTCCTCAAGCCCTCCCCGTTCACTCCCCTCGCCACCCGGCTGCTGGGGTCCGTCCTCGCCGGCGCGCTCCCCGAGGGCGTCCTGACGATCGTCACCGGGCTCGAACCGCTCGGTGCCCGGCTCGTCTCCCACCCGGGGATCCGGCACGTGAGCTTCACCGGGTCGATCCCGACCGGCCGGGCCGTCGCGGCGGGCGCGGCGCCCTCGCTGGCCCGGATCACCCTGGAGCTGGGCGGCAACGACGCCGCGATCCTGCTGGAGGACGTGGATGTCGAGCGGATCGCGGACCGGCTGTTCTGGGCGGCGTTCCGCAACTGCGGGCAGGTGTGCATGGCGGTCAAGCGCGTCTACGCCCCGGCCCGGCTCCGCGACCAGGTGGTCGAGGCCCTCGCGCAGCGCGCCAGGGCCGCCGTCGTCGGCCCCGGGCTCGACCCGGGCACCCAGCTGGGGCCGCTCAACAACGCCCCCCAACTGGCCCGCGTCGAGAGCTACACGGCCCGGGCCCTGGCGGACGGCGCCCGGGCCGCCGCCGGCGGCCACCGGCTGGACCGGCCGGGCCACTTCTTCGCCCCGACGGTCCTCGCCGATGTCCCGCCGGACAGCCCGGTGGTGACGCAGGAGCAGTTCGGGCCGGTCCTGCCGGTGCTGGCCTACCGGAGCGTCGACGAGGCCGTCGCGGCGGCCAACGACACCGGCTTCGGTCTGGGCGGTTCGGTCTGGGGGACGGACCTCGACCGCGCCGAGGCGGTGGCCGACCGGCTGGAGTGCGGGACGGCCTGGATCAACCACCACGCCGAGCTCTCCCTCGCCCAGCCCTTCGCGGGCATCAAGGAGAGCGGGGTCGGCGTCGCGGGCGGGCCGTGGGGGCTCTACGGGAACCTCAGGCCGTTCGTCGTGCACCGCCCGGAGGAGGGGTGA
- a CDS encoding phosphatase PAP2 family protein: MTAAATALALDGRPIDAGLYLRADHWAQHLPAPAREVITAFSAYGLGLLAVLLLWAWWRARADDGAAMARALGAPLVVTAVFAADTVLKTLLHEPRPCQVLDAGTTLEACPGTGDWSLPSNHTVIVFAGAAVLWQVSRRIGALALLLAAAMGASRVLVGVHYPHDVALGALVGVCAGYGLGLLAGRGGGVVDRARSGGAHRWLTA; this comes from the coding sequence ATGACGGCCGCCGCCACCGCGCTCGCCCTCGACGGCCGCCCGATCGACGCCGGCCTGTACCTGCGCGCCGACCACTGGGCCCAGCACCTTCCCGCTCCCGCCCGGGAGGTGATCACCGCGTTCTCCGCCTACGGGCTGGGACTTCTGGCCGTCCTGTTGCTCTGGGCCTGGTGGCGCGCCCGCGCCGACGACGGCGCCGCCATGGCCCGGGCTCTCGGCGCGCCGCTGGTGGTCACCGCCGTGTTCGCCGCCGACACCGTCCTCAAGACCCTGCTGCACGAGCCACGGCCGTGCCAGGTCCTCGACGCCGGCACCACGCTCGAGGCGTGCCCCGGCACCGGGGACTGGTCGCTGCCGAGCAACCACACCGTCATCGTGTTCGCCGGCGCCGCCGTACTGTGGCAGGTCAGCCGCCGCATCGGCGCGCTCGCGCTGCTCCTGGCCGCCGCGATGGGCGCCTCCCGGGTGCTGGTCGGCGTCCACTACCCGCACGATGTCGCGTTGGGCGCGCTGGTGGGCGTCTGCGCCGGATACGGGCTCGGCCTCCTGGCCGGGCGGGGCGGGGGCGTGGTGGACCGGGCCCGGTCGGGCGGCGCGCACCGATGGCTCACCGCGTGA
- a CDS encoding class I SAM-dependent methyltransferase, with amino-acid sequence MSDSERYVRAWEGFWAENTGEPGEPFWDADPALTAAPHTALFASHADRTLPIVDLGCGNGTQTRYLAGRFPRAVGVDLSASAVAHARRADRDAVAEFEQLDLTDLAGVRRLGGRLGDANVYLRAVLHQSEPADRPPVAAAVALLLGRRGRGFVVEPTAAAKTVLQQVAERPGGPPEKLRQVRKHDLRPAEVTPGEMPGLLRGAGLEILDEGGTDLAMSEHHPDGSRVALPAHWYVVAAAGGGPAGG; translated from the coding sequence ATGAGTGATTCGGAGCGCTACGTACGCGCGTGGGAGGGGTTCTGGGCGGAGAACACGGGTGAGCCGGGCGAGCCGTTCTGGGACGCGGATCCGGCGCTGACGGCGGCCCCGCACACCGCCCTGTTCGCGAGCCACGCCGACCGCACGCTGCCGATCGTCGACCTCGGGTGCGGCAACGGCACCCAGACCCGCTACCTGGCCGGACGGTTCCCCCGGGCGGTGGGCGTCGACCTGTCCGCCTCGGCCGTGGCACACGCCCGTCGGGCGGACCGCGACGCGGTGGCCGAGTTCGAGCAGCTCGACCTCACCGACCTGGCGGGGGTACGGCGCCTCGGTGGCCGGCTCGGCGACGCCAACGTCTACCTGCGGGCGGTGCTCCACCAGAGCGAACCGGCGGACCGGCCACCGGTCGCGGCCGCCGTCGCCCTGCTGCTCGGCCGGCGAGGCCGGGGCTTCGTGGTCGAGCCGACCGCCGCCGCGAAGACGGTGCTCCAGCAGGTCGCCGAACGGCCGGGTGGGCCGCCGGAGAAGCTCCGCCAGGTCCGCAAGCACGACCTGCGCCCGGCCGAGGTCACGCCGGGGGAGATGCCCGGGCTGCTGCGCGGCGCCGGGTTGGAGATCCTCGACGAGGGCGGGACGGACCTCGCGATGAGCGAACACCACCCGGACGGCTCCCGGGTCGCGCTGCCGGCCCACTGGTACGTGGTCGCGGCGGCCGGGGGTGGTCCGGCGGGCGGCTGA
- a CDS encoding (5-formylfuran-3-yl)methyl phosphate synthase, whose product MLLLISPDSVEEALDCAKAAEHLDIVDVKKPDEGSLGANFPWVIREIRDAVPADKPVSATVGDVPYKPGTVAQAALGAAVSGATYIKVGLYGCTTPDQAVEVMSGVVRAVKDYRPDAFVVASGYADAHRIGCVNPLALPDIALRSGSDAAMLDTAIKDGSRLFDHVPPDACAEFVRLAHGAGLLAALAGSVRLGDLGELTRIGTDIVGVRGAVCEGGDRTVGRIRPHLVAAFRAEMDRHAREHAAAVAQS is encoded by the coding sequence GTGTTGCTTCTCATCTCCCCGGACAGCGTCGAGGAGGCCCTCGACTGCGCGAAGGCCGCGGAGCACCTCGACATCGTCGACGTCAAGAAGCCTGACGAGGGCTCGCTCGGCGCGAACTTCCCGTGGGTGATCCGGGAGATCCGCGACGCCGTCCCGGCGGACAAGCCGGTCTCCGCCACCGTCGGCGACGTCCCGTACAAGCCGGGGACGGTCGCGCAGGCGGCGCTCGGAGCGGCGGTCTCCGGAGCCACGTACATCAAGGTCGGCCTCTACGGGTGCACGACCCCGGACCAGGCCGTCGAGGTCATGAGCGGTGTGGTCCGGGCGGTGAAGGACTACCGGCCGGACGCCTTCGTCGTCGCCTCGGGCTACGCGGACGCCCACCGGATCGGTTGCGTCAACCCGCTCGCCCTGCCCGACATCGCCCTCCGCTCCGGCTCCGACGCGGCCATGCTCGACACCGCGATCAAGGACGGGAGCCGGCTGTTCGACCACGTCCCGCCGGACGCGTGCGCGGAGTTCGTCCGCCTCGCCCACGGGGCCGGGCTGCTCGCGGCCCTCGCGGGCAGCGTCCGACTCGGCGACCTCGGCGAGCTGACCCGGATCGGGACCGACATCGTCGGGGTGCGCGGGGCGGTCTGCGAGGGCGGCGACCGCACGGTGGGCAGGATCCGGCCGCACCTGGTGGCCGCCTTCCGGGCCGAGATGGACCGGCACGCCCGCGAGCACGCGGCCGCCGTCGCGCAGAGCTGA
- a CDS encoding vWA domain-containing protein: MSANRIKHKVNHVSLVVDNSGSMRQHAAQLVRVVDEFVKGLQEESDRLGHETRISLYAFDHEVENLVWDMDVKHLPSLRGLYKVNGGATALIEAAVKSVDDLKNIWEGYGEHSFLQVVVTDGEENASGFSQNGRMHTQMNGGRGSTVLSTWLSRIQKAMDDLPDHWTSAILVPNSLAKRTAQEYGFPAGNIAIWDADSSKGVEEAIGTVKSAATSFLRGREQGVRGTRNLFAMGQDLSTADVTANLDALDAGKYILVPVDEAMPIRDFVTGAGHPYKTGCAYYELSKREKIQGSKQLAVAEKDPATGRMTGRVFSGPAARRLLGLPSAEATVKPGDNPSYTVFVQSTSVNRKLVTGTKLLVML, from the coding sequence ATGTCTGCGAACAGGATCAAGCACAAGGTCAACCACGTTTCCCTGGTGGTCGACAATTCCGGCTCGATGCGCCAGCACGCGGCGCAGCTTGTTCGCGTGGTGGACGAATTCGTGAAGGGCCTTCAGGAGGAGTCCGACCGGCTCGGTCACGAGACCCGCATCAGCCTCTACGCGTTCGACCACGAGGTGGAGAACCTGGTGTGGGACATGGACGTCAAGCACCTGCCGTCGCTGCGCGGTCTCTACAAGGTCAACGGCGGTGCGACGGCGCTGATCGAGGCGGCCGTGAAGTCCGTCGACGACCTGAAGAACATCTGGGAGGGGTACGGGGAGCACTCCTTCCTCCAGGTCGTCGTCACCGACGGTGAGGAGAACGCCTCCGGGTTCTCGCAGAACGGCCGGATGCACACCCAGATGAACGGCGGCCGGGGCAGCACGGTGCTGAGCACGTGGCTGAGCCGCATCCAGAAGGCCATGGACGACCTCCCCGACCACTGGACGTCGGCGATCCTGGTCCCGAACTCGCTGGCCAAGCGCACCGCTCAGGAGTACGGCTTCCCCGCGGGCAACATCGCGATCTGGGACGCGGACTCCAGCAAGGGTGTCGAGGAGGCGATCGGCACCGTCAAGTCGGCCGCCACGAGCTTCCTGCGGGGCCGCGAGCAGGGTGTGCGCGGCACCAGGAACCTGTTCGCGATGGGCCAGGACTTGAGCACCGCCGACGTGACGGCCAATCTCGACGCCCTGGACGCCGGCAAGTACATCCTGGTCCCGGTCGACGAGGCGATGCCGATCCGCGACTTCGTCACCGGCGCCGGGCACCCCTACAAGACGGGCTGCGCCTACTACGAGTTGTCCAAGCGGGAGAAGATCCAGGGCTCGAAGCAGCTCGCGGTGGCCGAGAAGGACCCGGCCACCGGCCGGATGACGGGCAGGGTGTTCTCCGGTCCGGCGGCCCGCCGGCTCCTGGGCCTGCCGTCGGCGGAGGCCACGGTGAAGCCGGGTGACAACCCGTCGTACACCGTGTTCGTCCAGTCGACCTCGGTGAACCGCAAGTTGGTGACGGGCACCAAGCTGCTCGTCATGCTGTGA
- a CDS encoding DUF4193 domain-containing protein — protein MATDYDAPRKTDDDGSHDSIEELKTRRTDTSSGAIDAVDQLESTDGVQLPGADLSGEELTVTVQPMLSDEFTCVNCFLVHHRSRLSRMKNGRPLCVDCD, from the coding sequence GTGGCAACCGACTACGACGCCCCCCGCAAGACCGACGACGACGGGTCGCACGACAGCATCGAGGAGCTGAAGACCCGCCGCACCGACACCTCCTCCGGCGCCATCGACGCCGTCGACCAGCTCGAATCGACGGACGGTGTCCAGCTGCCCGGCGCGGACCTCTCGGGCGAGGAACTCACCGTCACCGTGCAGCCGATGCTGTCCGACGAGTTCACCTGCGTGAACTGCTTCCTGGTGCACCACCGCAGCCGTCTCTCGCGCATGAAGAACGGCCGCCCCCTCTGCGTCGACTGCGACTGA
- a CDS encoding cytochrome P450, translating to MTPSFAGGDDRPTEEQSRDTLFLMIGAGYETAVNLITSAVHALLTHRRFLALVHEGTLGWEDVIEETLRHEGPVMHLPLRYALEDIDLGEGVVVRRGEPILLAFGAAGRDPEVHLDRPDDFDPTRPAKDHLAFGHGPHFCLGAPLARLEAEVALSGFFGSYPDAVLAPEGPPPVRLRSAVVNGPAELWIVPAPVPA from the coding sequence ATGACCCCCTCGTTCGCCGGCGGAGACGACCGACCGACCGAGGAACAGTCCCGCGACACCCTCTTCCTGATGATCGGCGCCGGCTACGAGACCGCCGTCAACCTGATCACCAGCGCCGTCCACGCCCTGCTGACCCACCGCCGGTTCCTCGCCCTGGTCCACGAGGGAACCCTCGGATGGGAGGACGTCATCGAGGAGACGCTGCGTCACGAGGGCCCGGTGATGCACCTTCCGCTGCGGTACGCGCTGGAGGACATCGACCTCGGCGAGGGCGTCGTCGTCCGACGGGGTGAGCCGATCCTGCTGGCCTTCGGCGCGGCCGGCCGCGACCCGGAGGTCCACCTGGACCGGCCGGACGACTTCGACCCGACCCGCCCGGCCAAGGACCACCTGGCCTTCGGCCACGGCCCGCACTTCTGCCTCGGCGCCCCGCTGGCACGCCTGGAGGCCGAAGTGGCCCTGTCCGGGTTCTTCGGCTCCTACCCGGACGCCGTCCTGGCTCCGGAGGGCCCGCCGCCCGTGCGCCTGCGGTCCGCCGTGGTCAACGGCCCGGCCGAGCTCTGGATCGTGCCGGCCCCGGTACCCGCGTGA